In Balearica regulorum gibbericeps isolate bBalReg1 chromosome 32, bBalReg1.pri, whole genome shotgun sequence, a single genomic region encodes these proteins:
- the PPP1R10 gene encoding serine/threonine-protein phosphatase 1 regulatory subunit 10 isoform X2, translated as MGSGPIDPKELLKGLDCFLGRDGEVKSTEGITKIFNLMKDSQKMVSRCIYLNILLQTRAQDILAKFIRIGGYKLLNTWLTSSKASNNVPFLQQILLTLQHLPLTVDHLKQNNTAKLVKQLSKSSDDEELRRLASILVSDWMGVIRSQSSAQPTERDKKKRKEENKTKTPVQEKPQEAKTEAKTEEVAEKKREKPKSLRTTAPSHAKFRSTGLETETPSLAPVKKMNSSSTADKYNLKPMPIKRQNISSLPGDVPPAEKKYKPLNTAPNATKEIKVKIIPPQPMEGLGFLDALNSAPIPGIKIKKKKKVLSPTATKPSPFEGKPAPETSSAKPSSPEPTAASEPMETDRPGTPVPAVEVPEPMETCSSETSGDAKATESQSESGQLTKKGRKKKTVSWPEESKLREYFYFELDETERVNVNKIKDFEEAAKREMLKDRHAFETARRLSHDAMEEKVPWIYPKLLDLPAPLVVPGSGSRERFTQAEREKGILQEIFLSKESVPDSPHEPDPESYEPLPPKLIPLDEGGPSTHKAEELMKQPDYSDKIKHLLGNLQAQPPGPSGVPHGLLGPGPMANGFPPGPKAMQHFPPGGPMPGPHGGGGGGPGLPPGPGIPGGPRLLGPPPPQRGGGSGDFWEAPEGGGALRGGPHGGGGGGMRGGGPFHRPRGRSGAEPPYRCRGGGGGGGGGGGSQRGPPK; from the exons ATGGGCTCGGGCCCCATCGACCCCAAGGAGCTCCTCAAGGGCTTGGACTGCTTCCTGGGCCGCGATGGCGAGGTCAAGAGCACGGAGGGCATCACCAAAATCTTCAA CTTAATGAAGGACTCGCAGAAGATGGTGAGTCGCTGCATCTACCTGAACATCCTGCTGCAGACGCGGGCGCAGGACATCCTGGCTAA attTATCCGGATCGGGGGTTACAAGCTCCTCAACACCTGGCTCACCAGTTCCAAAGCCTCCAACAACGTCCCGTTCCTGCAGCAGATCCTCCTCACCCTGCAGCACCTGCCCCTCACTGTTGATCACCTCAAACAG AACAACACAGCCAAGCTGGTGAAGCAGCTCAGCAAATCAAGCGATGATGAAG AGCTGCGCCGCCTCGCCTCCATCCTCGTCAGCGACTGGATGGGTGTCATCCGCTCCCAGAGCAGCGCCCAGCCGACCG aaCGGGATAAAAAGAAGcggaaagaggaaaacaaaaccaaaacgcCCGTCCAAGAGAAACCCCAAGAAGCCAAAACTGAGGCTAAAACCGAGGAGGTGGCAGAGAAGAAGCGGGAGAAACCCAAATCCCTGCGGACCACCGCTCCCAGCCATGCCAAATTCCGTTCCACCG GGCTGGAAACGGAGACGCCTTCGTTAGCGCCcgtgaagaaaatgaactcgTCTTCGACCGCTGATAAATACAACCTGAAACCAATGCCCATAAAGAGGCAAAA catttcCTCCCTTCCCGGTGACGTTCCTCCTGCCGAGAAGAAATACAAACCCCTGAACACGGCGCCCAACGCCACCAAGGAGATCAAAGTCAAGATCATCCCGCCTCAAC CCATGGAAGGCCTCGGCTTCCTCGATGCCCTCAACTCCGCTCCCATCCCCGGAATTAAgattaagaagaagaaaaaggttttgtcCCCTACGGCGACCAAG CCCAGTCCCTTTGAGGGAAAACCAGCTCCCGAAACCAGTTCCGCCAAACCTTCCTCCCCGGAGCCCACTGCGGCGTCGGAGCCGATGGAGACGGATCGACCCGGTACGCCGGTACCGGCCGTGGAAGTGCCGGAACCGATGGAGACGT GCTCGTCGGAGACGAGCGGTGACGCCAAAGCCACCGAAAGCCAGTCGGAAAGTGGCCAGCTCACCAAAAAAGGTcggaaaaagaaaacagtgagttGGCCGGAGGAGAGCAAACTCCGCGAATACTTCTACTTCGAATTGGATGAGACCGAACGAG TCAACGTCAACAAGATCAAGGATTTTGAGGAGGCGGCCAAGCGGGAGATGCTGAAGGATCGTCACGCCTTCGAGACGGCCCGGCGCCTCAGCCACGATGCCATGGAGGAGAAAGTGCCCTGGATTTATCCCAAACTCCTCGATCTCCCCGCTCCCCTCGTCGTCCCGGGCAGTGGAAGCCGGGAACGTTTTACTCAGGCcgagagggagaaagggatcTTGCAGGAAATCTTTTTGTCCAAGGAGAG CGTTCCCGACAGCCCTCACGAACCCGATCCGGAATCCTACGAACCGCTGCCGCCCAAACTCATCCCGCTGGACGAG gGCGGGCCCAGCACCCACAAGGCCGAGGAGCTGATGAAGCAGCCGGATTATTCGGATAAAATCAAACATCTGCTGGGGAACCTGCAGGCTCAGCCGCCCGGACCCAGCGGAG TGCCCCACGGCTTGCTGGGCCCCGGCCCCATGGCCAACGGCTTCCCGCCCGGCCCCAAGGCCATGCAGCACTTCCCGCCGGGGGGGCCCATGCCCG GACCCCAcggaggaggcggggggggacCCGGCCTCCCCCCAGGCCCGGGGATCCCCGGCGGCCCCCGACTTCTGGGGCCGCCCCCCCCGCAacgcggcggcggcagcggcgaTTTTTGGGAAGCGCCGGAAGGGGGGGGCGCGCTCCGAGGCGGCCCccacggcggcggcggcggcggcatgCGCGGGGGGGGCCCCTTTCACCGCCCCCGCGGCCGTAGCGGCGCCGAACCCCCGTACCGatgccgcggcggcggcggaggcggcggcggagggggggggtcGCAACGGGGGCCCCCCAAATAG
- the PPP1R10 gene encoding serine/threonine-protein phosphatase 1 regulatory subunit 10 isoform X1 has protein sequence MGSGPIDPKELLKGLDCFLGRDGEVKSTEGITKIFNLMKDSQKMVSRCIYLNILLQTRAQDILAKFIRIGGYKLLNTWLTSSKASNNVPFLQQILLTLQHLPLTVDHLKQNNTAKLVKQLSKSSDDEELRRLASILVSDWMGVIRSQSSAQPTERDKKKRKEENKTKTPVQEKPQEAKTEAKTEEVAEKKREKPKSLRTTAPSHAKFRSTGLETETPSLAPVKKMNSSSTADKYNLKPMPIKRQNISSLPGDVPPAEKKYKPLNTAPNATKEIKVKIIPPQPMEGLGFLDALNSAPIPGIKIKKKKKVLSPTATKPSPFEGKPAPETSSAKPSSPEPTAASEPMETDRPGTPVPAVEVPEPMETCSSETSGDAKATESQSESGQLTKKGRKKKTVSWPEESKLREYFYFELDETERVNVNKIKDFEEAAKREMLKDRHAFETARRLSHDAMEEKVPWIYPKLLDLPAPLVVPGSGSRERFTQAEREKGILQEIFLSKESVPDSPHEPDPESYEPLPPKLIPLDEDCSAEEVAYPEGLEAGAASPSPDPGGAGAKLPPVLANLMGSVGAGKTPQGPAPAAPINMQEILTSIMGGPSTHKAEELMKQPDYSDKIKHLLGNLQAQPPGPSGVPHGLLGPGPMANGFPPGPKAMQHFPPGGPMPGPHGGGGGGPGLPPGPGIPGGPRLLGPPPPQRGGGSGDFWEAPEGGGALRGGPHGGGGGGMRGGGPFHRPRGRSGAEPPYRCRGGGGGGGGGGGSQRGPPK, from the exons ATGGGCTCGGGCCCCATCGACCCCAAGGAGCTCCTCAAGGGCTTGGACTGCTTCCTGGGCCGCGATGGCGAGGTCAAGAGCACGGAGGGCATCACCAAAATCTTCAA CTTAATGAAGGACTCGCAGAAGATGGTGAGTCGCTGCATCTACCTGAACATCCTGCTGCAGACGCGGGCGCAGGACATCCTGGCTAA attTATCCGGATCGGGGGTTACAAGCTCCTCAACACCTGGCTCACCAGTTCCAAAGCCTCCAACAACGTCCCGTTCCTGCAGCAGATCCTCCTCACCCTGCAGCACCTGCCCCTCACTGTTGATCACCTCAAACAG AACAACACAGCCAAGCTGGTGAAGCAGCTCAGCAAATCAAGCGATGATGAAG AGCTGCGCCGCCTCGCCTCCATCCTCGTCAGCGACTGGATGGGTGTCATCCGCTCCCAGAGCAGCGCCCAGCCGACCG aaCGGGATAAAAAGAAGcggaaagaggaaaacaaaaccaaaacgcCCGTCCAAGAGAAACCCCAAGAAGCCAAAACTGAGGCTAAAACCGAGGAGGTGGCAGAGAAGAAGCGGGAGAAACCCAAATCCCTGCGGACCACCGCTCCCAGCCATGCCAAATTCCGTTCCACCG GGCTGGAAACGGAGACGCCTTCGTTAGCGCCcgtgaagaaaatgaactcgTCTTCGACCGCTGATAAATACAACCTGAAACCAATGCCCATAAAGAGGCAAAA catttcCTCCCTTCCCGGTGACGTTCCTCCTGCCGAGAAGAAATACAAACCCCTGAACACGGCGCCCAACGCCACCAAGGAGATCAAAGTCAAGATCATCCCGCCTCAAC CCATGGAAGGCCTCGGCTTCCTCGATGCCCTCAACTCCGCTCCCATCCCCGGAATTAAgattaagaagaagaaaaaggttttgtcCCCTACGGCGACCAAG CCCAGTCCCTTTGAGGGAAAACCAGCTCCCGAAACCAGTTCCGCCAAACCTTCCTCCCCGGAGCCCACTGCGGCGTCGGAGCCGATGGAGACGGATCGACCCGGTACGCCGGTACCGGCCGTGGAAGTGCCGGAACCGATGGAGACGT GCTCGTCGGAGACGAGCGGTGACGCCAAAGCCACCGAAAGCCAGTCGGAAAGTGGCCAGCTCACCAAAAAAGGTcggaaaaagaaaacagtgagttGGCCGGAGGAGAGCAAACTCCGCGAATACTTCTACTTCGAATTGGATGAGACCGAACGAG TCAACGTCAACAAGATCAAGGATTTTGAGGAGGCGGCCAAGCGGGAGATGCTGAAGGATCGTCACGCCTTCGAGACGGCCCGGCGCCTCAGCCACGATGCCATGGAGGAGAAAGTGCCCTGGATTTATCCCAAACTCCTCGATCTCCCCGCTCCCCTCGTCGTCCCGGGCAGTGGAAGCCGGGAACGTTTTACTCAGGCcgagagggagaaagggatcTTGCAGGAAATCTTTTTGTCCAAGGAGAG CGTTCCCGACAGCCCTCACGAACCCGATCCGGAATCCTACGAACCGCTGCCGCCCAAACTCATCCCGCTGGACGAG gaTTGCTCCGCCGAGGAGGTCGCTTATCCCGAAGGATTGGAAGCCGGCGCCGCCTCGCCCTCCCCGGATCCCGGCGGTGCCGGTGCCAAACTGCCCCCGGTGCTGGCCAACCTGATGGGGAGCGTGGGGGCCGGTAAAACCCCCCAGGGacccgcgcccgccgcccccaTCAACATGCAGGAGATCCTCACTTCCATCATG gGCGGGCCCAGCACCCACAAGGCCGAGGAGCTGATGAAGCAGCCGGATTATTCGGATAAAATCAAACATCTGCTGGGGAACCTGCAGGCTCAGCCGCCCGGACCCAGCGGAG TGCCCCACGGCTTGCTGGGCCCCGGCCCCATGGCCAACGGCTTCCCGCCCGGCCCCAAGGCCATGCAGCACTTCCCGCCGGGGGGGCCCATGCCCG GACCCCAcggaggaggcggggggggacCCGGCCTCCCCCCAGGCCCGGGGATCCCCGGCGGCCCCCGACTTCTGGGGCCGCCCCCCCCGCAacgcggcggcggcagcggcgaTTTTTGGGAAGCGCCGGAAGGGGGGGGCGCGCTCCGAGGCGGCCCccacggcggcggcggcggcggcatgCGCGGGGGGGGCCCCTTTCACCGCCCCCGCGGCCGTAGCGGCGCCGAACCCCCGTACCGatgccgcggcggcggcggaggcggcggcggagggggggggtcGCAACGGGGGCCCCCCAAATAG